GAGGGCAGGCGAGACCTCCTTGAGGACGGCCAACTGACCCTGTTCGGTATATTCGTGATAGGATGCGACGCAGACCGTTTCGATCAACCGGATGCCGAGCTCGCGCGAAATGATCGCCGCCGGCACCAGGCCGCCACGGGTGATGCAGACGATCGCCTTCCACCCGCCATTTCCCTGAGCGCCGGCGAGACGCCAGGCCAGCGCGCGCGCATCACGGTGGAACTGATCCCAGGAGACTGGGAAGGCTTTTTCGGGGAGAGACATGCGATGCACTCCAGAGGGCGCGTGACGCGCCGGACGGTCGAGGAATGCAGCCGGAATTAGCGGGAAAGGGCGGAGCTTGGCAAGTCCCGACGCCGCCTTCTCCCAACGTTTCGATGTCGCCGGTCAGCGCGACATGAATGTCGCCACCGCCATCGACTTCAGGACGGTGCGGGTGACGCCGCCAAACAGGAACTCGCGCAGGCGGGAATGGCTATAGGCGCCGAGCACGACGAGATCGATCGCCCGCTCCGCGACGCGCTGCACGATGACCTCGTCTATGCCGCGGCGCCCTGACTCCAGTCGGGCCACGGACACATTGGCGCCGTGCCGGCGCAGCGTCGCGGCGATGCCTTCGCCGGCCCTGTCGGCAGGGCGGGCAGGATTATCCTCTGCGTCGACGACGAGCACCTCGGTGTGCTCAGCGGCGAGAATGAAGGGCAGTGCGTCGAACGCCGCCCGGGATGCCTCGCGACTCGCGTTCCAGGCGACAAGAACGCGCTTGAAGGTGGTGGTGAGCGGCCCGGAGAACGGCGCGATCAGGACTGGCCGCCCGCTGTCAAAGATCAGGGTCTCGACGTCGGCGGCGGGGGTCTGTGCATGGGGGGAGGGCTGCGCGACGACGACCAGGTCGACGGAACGTGCGCTGGACAGGCCGGAGACGCCGCTGTCGCCGGAAAAACTCTCCAGGCTGCGCCAGTCGTGCGAGATGCCCAGCGGCCCGACCTTGCCCCTGAATACCTCTTCCAGCTTTGCCGCGCGCTCGGCGTTCACCTCGCTCGTCGCCTGCATGAATTCGGCCTCGGGAAAACCGACCGGGCTGGAATAGGCAATCGGGATCGCCTCGGTATGCAAGCCGATCAGGTGCCCTTTCGTCTGCTCCACGAGCGGGATCGCGAACTGCAGCACGCGGTCAACATCGTCTTCGTTCTGGATGATGACGAGAAAAGTTCTGTAGGTCATGACAGCTCCCTCAACGGCGCTCTATTGTGCCATAAACAGCGAGCGGCCGTCACGGGTTCCGTTGCGGACCAGGCCTCAGCGCTGCTCGGCCAGCCCGTTCACCATAGCCTCGACTTCGATCCGGGCGGCGTCCAGCGCGTCCTGCGAACGGGCGCGGACAACCAGCTCCGTCCAGAACGTTCCATCTGCGAATTTTGGGTAGGATCCGATGATCGTATCCGGATAACGCTTCTGGACCTCGGCCAGCGGGCCGCCGATGACGCCCTCGCCGAACGGGCAATGGACGGCGGCCGACAACAGCTTTGCGCCCGTGCGCAGCGTAGGAACGACATTGTCCAGCATCGCCTGGAACACGGCCGGCACCCCCGCCATGCAGTGGACGTTGCCGATGCGGAAACCGGGCGCGACCGAGACCGGATTGTCGATGTGCTCAGAGCCCACCGGCAGGCGCGCCATGCGCTTCCTCGCCTCGGTGAATTCCATGCCGCGCTTCGCGTAGCTCTCGGCAAGCATCGCATAGGCCTTCGCGTCGTAGTCGCAGGGCACGCCGAACGCCTTGGCGATCGAGTCGGCGGTGATGTCGTCATGCGTCGGGCCGATGCCGCCCGTCGTGAAGACGTAGGTGTAACGGGCGCGCAGCGCGTTCACCGCGGCGACGATGTCGTCTTCCTCGTCGGCAACGATACGCACCTCCTTGAGATCTATGCCCACGGCCGTCATGACGGCGGCCAGGTGGCCGATGTTCCGGTCCTGCGTGCGGCCCGACAAGATCTCGTCGCCGATGACGATCATGGCGGCGGTGACGACGTCTGACATGGGAGCGCTCCGGTGGTGCTTGGTGAGATACCGGGGCTAAACGGACCCTGCAAGCCCGGCGAAGGTCGACGGCAGCTTAGGCCCTTCGCGACTTGCTCCGCTGGGAATGCACGACGAAAAGTCAATCACAGGCTGACAAAGTGGCGGTCAGCCAACCGCGATCCACTGCATATTGCGACTGACAGCGCCTGGTGGTCGGCGTGATCGCGAGTTCAGGTGGGTGGCGTCGGCCGGTTCGGGTCACGCGTCGCCGGGGCAGTGTCGCGCCTGCGAACGACATACCCCCAAACCAGCAAGACGATGACAGCTCCCACAACAGCGCCAACGAAGCCCGCCTGCTGACCGGGACCATACCAGCCGAGCGCGCGACCGAGGAAAGTGGCGACTATGGCGCCGACAATCCCCAGAATCGCGGTCATTACAAAATCGCTGGGCTCGGTCCTTGAACGAAAGAGGAGATACTTGGCGACTATGCCGGCTGCCAATCCGATGAGGATCGTCCAAAGGATGTCCATCCAGAGCTTCCCGTATTTTGCGAGTGCGAATCCGCTGGCTTCAGGCTCCGATTACCACGGCGACGTCTCCTCCCGGGTCGGCAGGCGACCGTTCGGGGTCATCTTGTCGACGGCCTCGGGCAGAACACTCTTCAGGCGCGCGAGCAGTTCCTCTCGCGAAAGCCCTGTCTGGCTGGCGAGTTGGTCTATGGTGTCGCTCCCGAGCGCTTCGGCGAGTTGGGGTTCTTCCACGTCCTTGTTTGGTCCGGGCTGAACCCATGAGTCGGCAACATCGCCATGCCCGCTGCCGCTGAAGTTGTCGATCAATTCGCCCAGTCCGCCTGACACATCCGTCTGCTTTGCTCCTGGAGAGCCCCCGAAAAGTTCGCCGAGCAACCCACCAAGACCGCCGGCGCCAGCCGATGCGACTCCAGCTCCCGGACGTGTGCCTCCCGCCTGGCCGCCAGCGGATTGGCCGGTGATGCTGCCAAGCAATTCGCCAAGTCGATCGCGGTTCTGCCAACCGGCCACGGCCAGCATTGCGAGCAGGGCTGTCATGTTGCGAGACGCCATTGTTTCCTCCCTGGAAGAATGCCCGCCGCCCGCAAGTTCAATCAGGATATTATCATTTCGTGACAATGAGGGAAGCGCCGAAGCGCGAAAGGCCATAGCCATGGCCCGCTGCGGGCTTTACGGCCCCGCATTTTGGATCGCTGCGGGATTGCTGTCCGACGCAAA
This portion of the Mesorhizobium shangrilense genome encodes:
- the gpt gene encoding xanthine phosphoribosyltransferase; this encodes MSLPEKAFPVSWDQFHRDARALAWRLAGAQGNGGWKAIVCITRGGLVPAAIISRELGIRLIETVCVASYHEYTEQGQLAVLKEVSPALLEDDGEGVLIVDDLTDTGKTAAIVRAMMPKAHFATVYAKPKGRPLVDTFVTEVSQDTWIYFPWDLGFTYQKPIADDHRG
- a CDS encoding universal stress protein — protein: MTYRTFLVIIQNEDDVDRVLQFAIPLVEQTKGHLIGLHTEAIPIAYSSPVGFPEAEFMQATSEVNAERAAKLEEVFRGKVGPLGISHDWRSLESFSGDSGVSGLSSARSVDLVVVAQPSPHAQTPAADVETLIFDSGRPVLIAPFSGPLTTTFKRVLVAWNASREASRAAFDALPFILAAEHTEVLVVDAEDNPARPADRAGEGIAATLRRHGANVSVARLESGRRGIDEVIVQRVAERAIDLVVLGAYSHSRLREFLFGGVTRTVLKSMAVATFMSR
- a CDS encoding competence/damage-inducible protein A, yielding MSDVVTAAMIVIGDEILSGRTQDRNIGHLAAVMTAVGIDLKEVRIVADEEDDIVAAVNALRARYTYVFTTGGIGPTHDDITADSIAKAFGVPCDYDAKAYAMLAESYAKRGMEFTEARKRMARLPVGSEHIDNPVSVAPGFRIGNVHCMAGVPAVFQAMLDNVVPTLRTGAKLLSAAVHCPFGEGVIGGPLAEVQKRYPDTIIGSYPKFADGTFWTELVVRARSQDALDAARIEVEAMVNGLAEQR
- a CDS encoding GlsB/YeaQ/YmgE family stress response membrane protein encodes the protein MDILWTILIGLAAGIVAKYLLFRSRTEPSDFVMTAILGIVGAIVATFLGRALGWYGPGQQAGFVGAVVGAVIVLLVWGYVVRRRDTAPATRDPNRPTPPT
- a CDS encoding YidB family protein; amino-acid sequence: MAMAFRASALPSLSRNDNILIELAGGGHSSREETMASRNMTALLAMLAVAGWQNRDRLGELLGSITGQSAGGQAGGTRPGAGVASAGAGGLGGLLGELFGGSPGAKQTDVSGGLGELIDNFSGSGHGDVADSWVQPGPNKDVEEPQLAEALGSDTIDQLASQTGLSREELLARLKSVLPEAVDKMTPNGRLPTREETSPW